The Oscillospiraceae bacterium genome contains a region encoding:
- a CDS encoding 3-phosphoserine/phosphohydroxythreonine aminotransferase, with product MARVYNFSAGPSMLFEQVLRTAQSELMDYGSSGQSVMEMSHRSSSFEGIIRETEAALRRVLGIPENYKVGFFQGGASTQFDMVPLNLMTTGQADYIVTGNFSGRAAKEAAKFGKVNLVASSKDENFTYIPDVDRIAYTPGASYVHICENNTIFGTRYTKLPQVPGVPLVADMSSCILSRPTDVAKYGLLYFGVQKNVAPAGMAVAVVREDLVGKAAETVPSMLNYQTILEADSMYNTPPCWCIYMMGLTLKYIEQEIGGLAEMERRNNAKAALLYDYLDGQAFFKNPVKKEFRSIMNVTFTSPDADTDKKFCAEAAAAGFVNLKGHRLVGGMRASIYNAMPAEGVAKLVQFMEDFAKKNG from the coding sequence ATGGCAAGAGTGTACAATTTCAGCGCGGGCCCGTCCATGCTGTTTGAGCAGGTGCTGCGCACCGCCCAATCGGAACTGATGGACTACGGTTCATCCGGCCAGTCCGTGATGGAGATGAGTCACCGCAGCAGTAGCTTTGAGGGCATCATCCGAGAGACCGAGGCCGCGCTGCGGCGGGTGCTGGGCATCCCGGAAAATTATAAGGTGGGCTTTTTCCAGGGGGGCGCTTCGACCCAGTTCGACATGGTGCCCCTGAACCTGATGACCACCGGCCAGGCCGATTACATTGTGACCGGCAACTTTTCGGGCCGGGCGGCCAAGGAGGCGGCCAAGTTCGGCAAGGTGAACCTGGTGGCTTCCTCAAAGGACGAGAACTTTACTTATATCCCGGATGTGGACAGGATCGCCTACACCCCCGGCGCAAGCTATGTGCACATCTGTGAGAACAACACCATTTTCGGCACCCGCTACACCAAGCTGCCCCAGGTGCCCGGCGTGCCCCTGGTGGCGGACATGAGCAGCTGCATTCTGTCGCGCCCCACCGACGTTGCAAAGTACGGCCTTTTGTACTTTGGCGTGCAGAAGAATGTGGCGCCGGCGGGCATGGCGGTGGCCGTGGTGCGGGAGGACCTGGTGGGCAAAGCGGCCGAAACGGTGCCCAGCATGCTGAATTACCAGACCATTCTGGAGGCGGACAGCATGTACAACACGCCCCCCTGCTGGTGCATTTACATGATGGGCCTGACCCTGAAATACATCGAGCAGGAAATCGGCGGCCTTGCCGAGATGGAGAGGCGCAACAACGCCAAGGCCGCGCTGCTGTACGACTATCTGGACGGGCAGGCATTCTTTAAAAACCCGGTGAAGAAGGAGTTCCGCAGCATTATGAACGTGACCTTCACCAGCCCGGACGCGGACACCGACAAAAAGTTCTGCGCCGAGGCGGCGGCCGCGGGCTTTGTGAACCTGAAGGGCCACCGGCTGGTGGGCGGCATGCGGGCTTCCATTTACAACGCCATGCCCGCCGAGGGCGTGGCAAAGCTGGTGCAGTTCATGGAGGACTTCGCCAAAAAGAACGGTTGA
- a CDS encoding sigma factor regulator FecR codes for MEKKNSSLTYSEIYGQADSFAAINAALPAIFATLDKVFAEPYDELIFTGCGTSLYLAQTAAHAWCAYNATPAKAVCCSELYFFPEVYLKGKRVLVLPITRKSYTTEVRMAIDKARTFPGVKSLAITCDKDSEQYNDAYILSPETAEDSVIMTRSFTSMVYLAVIMSMYAGGKQDEIDAMADYPANARRLLVQMDNLARDIIGRHHELNLFITLGQGLYYGVANECMNKMKEMGIANSEAYYSLEYRHGPMSLVDENTLVLTLAHPAALEDDAKLLRQMKSYGAVTAAIGDGVAAAMPDADYTLELGCGYNAQQNAALIGFIGQFLGYYIAEKKNIDADSPRHLTQAIVLDDK; via the coding sequence ATGGAAAAGAAAAACAGTTCCCTCACCTACAGTGAGATCTACGGCCAGGCGGACTCGTTCGCGGCCATCAACGCCGCGCTGCCCGCCATTTTTGCCACCCTGGACAAGGTGTTCGCCGAGCCCTACGACGAGCTAATCTTCACCGGCTGCGGCACCAGCCTGTACCTGGCCCAGACCGCGGCCCACGCCTGGTGCGCCTACAACGCCACCCCGGCCAAGGCGGTGTGCTGCTCGGAGCTGTACTTTTTCCCGGAGGTTTACCTGAAGGGGAAAAGGGTCCTGGTGCTGCCCATCACCCGCAAGAGCTACACCACCGAGGTGCGCATGGCCATTGACAAGGCGCGCACCTTCCCCGGGGTGAAGAGCCTGGCCATCACCTGCGACAAGGATTCCGAACAGTACAACGACGCGTATATCCTGTCGCCCGAAACGGCGGAGGACAGCGTGATCATGACCCGCAGCTTTACCAGCATGGTGTACCTGGCGGTGATTATGAGCATGTACGCGGGCGGCAAACAGGACGAGATCGACGCCATGGCCGATTACCCGGCCAACGCCCGGCGGCTGCTGGTGCAGATGGACAATCTGGCACGGGACATCATTGGGCGCCACCACGAGCTCAACCTGTTCATCACCCTGGGCCAGGGCCTTTATTACGGCGTGGCGAACGAGTGCATGAACAAGATGAAGGAGATGGGCATTGCCAACTCCGAGGCCTATTACAGCCTGGAATACCGCCATGGGCCCATGAGCCTGGTGGACGAAAACACCCTGGTGCTGACCCTGGCCCACCCCGCCGCGCTGGAGGACGACGCAAAGCTTTTGCGCCAGATGAAGAGCTACGGCGCGGTGACCGCGGCCATCGGCGACGGGGTAGCCGCGGCCATGCCGGACGCGGACTACACCCTGGAGCTGGGCTGCGGCTACAACGCCCAGCAGAATGCGGCCCTGATCGGCTTCATCGGCCAGTTTTTGGGCTACTACATTGCCGAAAAAAAGAACATCGACGCCGACAGCCCCCGCCACCTGACCCAGGCCATCGTGCTGGACGACAAGTAA
- a CDS encoding fucose isomerase gives MKKQLNVGFIVTVSGRWPRELPEKRFKEYGDWAESHLPNSRVHRFEWLVCTKEDLQACIGDFKRCGVDLILLVYGAFTGDDIACGLADALRVPLVLWAPREEQWVRQDRLYANALCSATMNGASLRRIGAPWHIVYGNKEEARVEKELHDLVNAYAARKNLQGLTFGLFGYRPTAFYNCAFDEVAIRKTFGVNVEETDLKVVCDEMAALPFTEVEAEMKRTAGTWDTTALPDGHLENHARLYLTLKKLMPRQGYDCAAIKCWPEMGNLHMTPCAVLGRLNDEGLFISCEGDMDAGLAGAVQNVLTGLPPFITDLINLDEEENTVTFWHCGNAAPSVHNLSDGVSMCNHPLAGQGTAFWCSLKEGPVTAARFSNIDGQYKLFLLRGTALPTSRCTRGAMVNVKVKTPVMELVHKIAENGMSHHYSVVWQDVADELAQLAKLLGIPVIEL, from the coding sequence ATGAAAAAACAACTGAACGTGGGGTTTATCGTGACCGTGTCCGGCAGGTGGCCCCGGGAACTGCCCGAAAAGCGCTTTAAGGAATACGGCGACTGGGCCGAAAGCCACCTGCCCAACAGCCGGGTGCACCGCTTTGAGTGGCTGGTGTGCACCAAGGAGGACCTGCAGGCCTGCATCGGGGATTTCAAGCGCTGCGGGGTTGACCTGATCCTGCTGGTGTACGGCGCTTTTACCGGCGACGACATTGCCTGCGGGCTGGCGGACGCGCTGCGGGTGCCCCTGGTGCTGTGGGCCCCCCGCGAAGAGCAGTGGGTGCGGCAGGACCGGCTGTATGCGAACGCCTTGTGCAGCGCCACCATGAACGGCGCCTCGCTGCGGCGCATCGGCGCGCCCTGGCACATCGTGTACGGCAACAAGGAAGAGGCGCGGGTGGAAAAGGAGCTGCACGACCTGGTGAACGCCTACGCCGCCCGCAAGAACCTGCAGGGGCTCACCTTCGGGCTGTTCGGCTACCGGCCCACGGCCTTTTACAACTGTGCCTTCGACGAGGTGGCCATTCGCAAAACCTTTGGCGTTAATGTGGAGGAGACCGACCTGAAGGTGGTGTGCGACGAGATGGCCGCCCTGCCCTTTACCGAGGTGGAGGCCGAGATGAAGCGCACCGCCGGGACCTGGGACACCACCGCCCTGCCGGACGGCCACCTGGAAAACCACGCCCGGCTGTACCTGACGCTGAAAAAGCTAATGCCCCGCCAGGGCTACGACTGCGCGGCCATCAAGTGCTGGCCCGAGATGGGCAACCTGCACATGACCCCCTGCGCGGTGCTGGGCCGCCTGAACGATGAGGGGCTGTTCATCAGCTGCGAGGGCGATATGGACGCGGGCCTTGCGGGCGCGGTGCAGAACGTGCTGACCGGCCTGCCCCCCTTCATTACCGACCTGATCAACCTGGACGAAGAGGAAAACACCGTGACCTTCTGGCACTGCGGCAACGCGGCGCCCAGCGTGCACAACCTCTCGGACGGGGTGAGCATGTGCAACCACCCGCTGGCGGGCCAGGGAACCGCGTTCTGGTGTTCGCTGAAGGAAGGGCCGGTGACTGCGGCGCGGTTTTCCAACATTGACGGACAGTACAAATTGTTCCTTCTGCGGGGCACCGCCCTGCCCACCAGCCGCTGCACCCGCGGCGCCATGGTGAACGTGAAGGTGAAGACCCCCGTGATGGAGCTGGTGCATAAGATTGCCGAGAACGGTATGAGCCACCACTACAGCGTGGTCTGGCAGGATGTGGCCGACGAGCTGGCCCAGCTGGCAAAGCTGCTGGGCATTCCGGTGATCGAGCTGTGA
- a CDS encoding fructose-bisphosphate aldolase, with protein sequence MLTNNLELMQRASREGFAIPAINTQGGNYDIIWACCKAAQEMRSPIILAHYVATGAYSGHDWFVQVARWCANKVDVPVSIHLDHGDSFETCMEMLKLGFTSLMIDGSTHPIEENAAMTNEVLRVAKCFGVPVEAEIGELLRLDNGVPMENKNIVDPDEVRHFLELCRPDTLAIGIGNAHGYYRGKPEIHLDVLEAVRRFTDIPLVLHGCTGMEESVVRDAIQLGVAKINFGTEIRYKYVQHYQEALEQMDHQGHSWKLSQAASDALAEDIKGIIRLSGSAGTV encoded by the coding sequence ATGCTGACCAACAATCTGGAACTGATGCAGCGCGCCTCGCGGGAGGGCTTTGCCATTCCCGCCATCAACACCCAGGGCGGCAACTACGACATTATCTGGGCCTGCTGCAAGGCCGCGCAGGAGATGCGCAGCCCCATTATCCTGGCCCACTATGTGGCCACCGGCGCCTATTCCGGGCACGACTGGTTCGTGCAGGTGGCCAGGTGGTGCGCAAATAAGGTGGATGTGCCCGTGTCGATCCATTTGGATCACGGCGACAGCTTTGAGACCTGCATGGAAATGCTGAAGCTCGGCTTTACCAGCCTGATGATCGACGGCTCCACCCACCCGATCGAGGAGAACGCCGCCATGACCAACGAGGTGCTGCGGGTGGCAAAGTGCTTTGGGGTGCCGGTGGAGGCCGAGATCGGCGAGCTGCTGCGGCTGGACAACGGCGTGCCCATGGAAAACAAGAACATCGTGGACCCGGACGAGGTGCGGCACTTTTTGGAGCTGTGCCGGCCGGACACCCTGGCCATCGGCATCGGGAACGCCCACGGCTATTACCGGGGCAAGCCGGAGATCCATCTGGACGTGCTGGAGGCGGTGCGCCGATTCACCGATATCCCGCTGGTGCTGCACGGCTGCACTGGCATGGAGGAGAGCGTGGTGCGCGACGCCATTCAGCTGGGGGTGGCCAAGATCAACTTCGGCACCGAGATCCGTTACAAATACGTGCAGCATTACCAGGAGGCGCTGGAGCAGATGGACCACCAGGGCCATTCCTGGAAGCTGAGCCAGGCGGCCAGCGACGCGCTGGCCGAGGACATCAAGGGCATCATCCGCCTGTCCGGCTCTGCGGGCACGGTGTAA
- a CDS encoding arylsulfatase produces MKRLNLVLITADQMRFDCIGALGHPDLETPHLDTLANEGVAFTRCYSATPTCIPARAALFTGQSQERHGRVGYQDGVDWDYPVTLPGELARAGYHTHCAGKMHVWPPRSLLGFHSVDLHDGFLPYRNTGTAARQWMGRIDDYLPYLQGAVGADATINDLGLGCNSWAARPWAGPERAHPTNWTVTRSADFLRRRDPTKPFFLWTSFVAPHPPLDPPAPYFELYDRRALAPPAMGDWAVRPDPAANTADGFTAALSGPQVHAMQAGYFGLITHLDHQVGRLIRELKDEGVLNDTVVLFTSDHGEMLGDHCMLRKSQPYEGSAHVPLLLWDPGGHLGLPRGGRCTALAELRDVMPTLLAIAGVPIPGCVDGKPLLDAARAGVPVRQSLHGEHTAQSGPPHSAHYLLEGEYKYIWYSHTGREQLFNLAADPRELRDLAGEAACAQTLARLRGLLARELEGREEGYSDGTRLIAGRPPVTVLRHPKL; encoded by the coding sequence ATGAAACGCCTGAACCTGGTGCTCATCACCGCGGACCAGATGCGGTTCGACTGCATCGGCGCGCTGGGCCACCCGGACCTGGAGACCCCCCATCTGGACACCCTGGCAAACGAGGGCGTGGCCTTTACCCGCTGCTACAGCGCCACCCCCACCTGCATCCCGGCGCGGGCGGCGCTGTTCACCGGCCAGAGCCAGGAGCGGCACGGCCGGGTGGGCTACCAGGACGGGGTGGATTGGGATTACCCCGTGACCCTGCCGGGGGAGCTGGCCCGGGCGGGTTACCACACCCACTGCGCGGGCAAGATGCACGTGTGGCCGCCCCGCAGCCTGCTGGGCTTTCACAGCGTGGACCTGCACGACGGCTTTTTGCCCTACCGCAATACCGGCACGGCGGCGCGGCAGTGGATGGGCCGCATCGACGATTACCTGCCCTATCTGCAGGGCGCGGTGGGGGCGGACGCCACCATCAACGACCTGGGCCTGGGCTGCAATTCCTGGGCGGCGCGGCCTTGGGCCGGGCCGGAGCGGGCCCACCCCACCAACTGGACGGTGACGCGCTCGGCCGATTTTCTGCGCCGGCGCGACCCCACAAAGCCGTTTTTCCTTTGGACCAGCTTTGTGGCGCCCCACCCGCCCCTGGACCCGCCGGCGCCCTATTTTGAGCTGTATGACCGGCGCGCGCTGGCGCCCCCCGCCATGGGGGACTGGGCCGTGCGGCCGGACCCGGCGGCCAACACCGCCGACGGCTTTACCGCCGCGCTGAGCGGGCCGCAGGTGCACGCCATGCAGGCGGGGTACTTCGGGCTGATCACCCACCTGGACCACCAGGTGGGGCGGCTGATCCGGGAGCTGAAGGACGAGGGCGTTTTAAACGACACGGTGGTACTGTTTACCAGCGACCACGGCGAGATGCTGGGCGACCACTGCATGCTGCGCAAGAGCCAGCCCTACGAGGGCAGCGCCCACGTGCCCCTGCTTTTGTGGGACCCCGGCGGCCACCTGGGCCTGCCCCGGGGCGGGCGGTGCACGGCGCTGGCGGAGCTGCGGGACGTGATGCCCACCCTGCTTGCCATTGCGGGCGTGCCCATTCCGGGCTGCGTGGACGGAAAGCCCCTGCTGGACGCGGCCCGCGCGGGGGTGCCGGTGCGGCAGAGCCTGCACGGCGAACACACCGCCCAGAGCGGGCCGCCCCACTCCGCCCACTACCTGCTGGAGGGGGAATACAAGTACATCTGGTATTCCCACACCGGGCGTGAGCAGCTGTTCAACCTTGCGGCGGATCCGAGGGAGCTGCGCGACCTGGCGGGCGAAGCCGCCTGCGCGCAGACGCTGGCCCGGCTGCGCGGGCTGCTGGCCCGGGAGCTGGAGGGCAGAGAAGAGGGCTATTCGGACGGGACCCGGCTCATTGCCGGGCGGCCGCCTGTGACGGTGCTGCGGCACCCCAAACTGTAA
- a CDS encoding ABC transporter permease: MKKRDLPVNVLKYAILILILFFLLFPLYWVLVTSFKTNMEAYMATPTFFPASPTFQSYVNLFTKNNDFFTYYKNNFIVSGATALITTCLAILSGYALSRFHFRWNGWVMAALLSSQMFPVVSRMISLYGLMNKMHLINTLTGLVFALTAAMLPFTVMLMASFFDGVPKALEEAAYVDGAGRLKVLWRIVVPLVKPGMLAVGIYAFLMTWDDYLHAITLIQTDSLRTMSAGVALRYLGELSYDWSLINTISIVGTVPMLLLFFFFQKYMIKGLVAGAVKG, translated from the coding sequence ATGAAAAAACGCGATCTGCCGGTAAATGTTCTCAAGTACGCCATCCTGATCCTGATTTTGTTCTTTTTGCTGTTCCCGCTGTACTGGGTGCTGGTGACCAGCTTTAAGACCAACATGGAAGCGTATATGGCAACGCCGACCTTTTTCCCGGCAAGCCCCACCTTCCAGAGCTATGTGAACCTGTTCACCAAGAACAACGACTTCTTTACCTATTACAAAAACAACTTTATCGTATCCGGCGCCACGGCCCTGATCACCACCTGCCTGGCGATCCTTTCGGGCTACGCGCTGAGCCGGTTCCACTTCCGCTGGAACGGCTGGGTGATGGCGGCGCTGCTTTCCAGCCAGATGTTCCCGGTGGTGAGCCGGATGATCAGCCTGTACGGCCTGATGAACAAGATGCACCTGATCAACACCCTGACCGGCCTGGTATTCGCCCTGACGGCCGCCATGCTGCCCTTTACGGTGATGCTGATGGCAAGCTTTTTTGACGGGGTGCCCAAGGCGCTGGAGGAGGCCGCCTATGTGGATGGCGCGGGCCGCCTGAAGGTGCTGTGGAGGATTGTGGTGCCGCTGGTGAAGCCCGGCATGCTGGCGGTGGGCATTTACGCCTTTTTGATGACCTGGGACGACTACCTGCACGCCATCACCCTGATCCAGACCGACAGCCTGCGCACCATGTCGGCCGGGGTGGCCCTGCGGTACCTGGGCGAGCTTTCGTACGACTGGTCGCTTATCAACACCATCTCTATCGTGGGCACCGTGCCCATGCTGCTACTGTTCTTCTTCTTCCAGAAATACATGATCAAGGGCCTGGTGGCCGGCGCCGTGAAGGGATGA
- a CDS encoding ABC transporter permease has protein sequence MTGTKNKAVTAGGRAQLRLNRKRLGDQLFSAALIAPTLIVTIMFILVPVVDSVIKSFMDYKIKNIISGKPGVWNNFANYLKLFTGGKMLPAVLNTFAFVIGVVLAQFILGMALALILNSNVKFARFIRSAMMMPWVVPTIISALIWMWIFQPQYGLLKYVVGMFTGGAVTDFAILNNPSTAMLGVAIAALWKQIPLTTLLLLSGLQNVPDDILEAATIDGAGRVKKFFAIVVPYMKSVISIVVSMAIIENFKQFPLFWTMTGGGPNGATTTLAILSYREAFVSNNLGSGAAVTTVWMLLMIVVIFVYNRLFRKEEMD, from the coding sequence ATGACCGGAACAAAGAATAAAGCGGTCACGGCGGGCGGCCGCGCCCAGCTGCGCCTGAACCGCAAGCGCCTGGGGGACCAGCTGTTCTCCGCCGCGCTGATCGCGCCCACCCTGATCGTGACCATCATGTTCATCCTGGTGCCGGTGGTGGACTCGGTGATCAAGAGCTTCATGGATTACAAGATTAAAAATATCATTTCGGGCAAGCCCGGCGTGTGGAATAATTTCGCCAACTACCTCAAGCTGTTCACCGGCGGCAAAATGCTGCCCGCTGTGCTGAACACCTTCGCGTTCGTGATCGGCGTGGTGCTGGCCCAGTTCATTCTGGGCATGGCGCTGGCGCTGATCCTGAACTCCAACGTGAAATTTGCGCGGTTCATCCGCAGCGCCATGATGATGCCCTGGGTGGTGCCCACCATCATTTCGGCGCTGATCTGGATGTGGATCTTCCAGCCGCAGTACGGCCTGCTGAAATACGTGGTGGGCATGTTCACCGGCGGCGCGGTGACCGACTTTGCCATTTTGAACAACCCCTCCACCGCCATGCTGGGCGTGGCCATTGCGGCGCTGTGGAAGCAGATCCCGCTGACCACCCTGCTGCTGCTCTCGGGGCTGCAGAACGTGCCCGACGATATCCTGGAGGCCGCCACCATTGACGGGGCGGGCCGGGTCAAAAAGTTCTTTGCCATTGTGGTGCCCTATATGAAGAGCGTGATCAGCATTGTGGTGAGCATGGCCATTATTGAGAACTTCAAGCAGTTCCCGCTGTTCTGGACCATGACCGGCGGCGGGCCGAACGGGGCCACCACCACCCTGGCGATCCTGAGCTACCGCGAGGCGTTCGTTTCGAACAACCTGGGCAGCGGCGCGGCGGTGACCACCGTGTGGATGCTGCTGATGATCGTGGTGATCTTTGTGTACAACCGCCTCTTCCGCAAGGAAGAGATGGACTGA
- a CDS encoding ABC transporter substrate-binding protein codes for MKKLLALALALCMALSLAGCGGTTSSTPASTPASTGGEPASTPANSEAFTETVTLKIANYALLEEGYTDFWEGVKTGFEAKYPNITIEWVTAPYGEIVNQVINMAGGGDKVDMIFGEIGWIPTLEDAGLTVPVTDVLTADYLADFYDSVLDGCKIGGEIYGLPMYTSPYVLYYNKDLFTQAGLDPNAPPTTYDEMLEMAGKLAELKTADGNKVYPFGQTTASVAVSGSSINAMVYNFGGTVLAPDGTLSIDNQGFKDAITMLQELDKKGYNPQNSKLKDLRQLFATGQLAMYYDQSWGFNGVQSINPEAKNFAATAKPLKGGSGNGASMLQAHILAYMDNGENQKTAARLFTEYLVTADQLQDYMTNITPAYPATKSMESMALNPVLEGAAGAIENLTTTPFIPTLGDLNLELCTLAQDVTVGGTDVDKAIESFRTAASNIIG; via the coding sequence CACTCAGCCTGGCAGGCTGCGGCGGCACCACCAGCAGCACCCCCGCTTCCACCCCGGCCTCGACCGGCGGCGAGCCTGCCTCGACCCCGGCAAACAGCGAGGCGTTCACCGAGACCGTGACCCTGAAGATCGCAAACTACGCTTTGCTGGAAGAGGGCTACACCGACTTCTGGGAGGGTGTGAAGACCGGCTTTGAGGCCAAGTACCCCAACATTACCATCGAGTGGGTCACCGCGCCCTACGGCGAGATCGTGAACCAGGTCATCAACATGGCGGGCGGCGGCGACAAGGTGGACATGATCTTTGGCGAGATCGGCTGGATCCCCACCCTGGAGGACGCGGGCCTGACCGTGCCTGTGACCGACGTGCTGACCGCCGATTACCTGGCGGACTTTTATGACAGCGTGCTGGACGGCTGCAAGATCGGCGGCGAAATTTACGGCCTGCCCATGTACACCTCGCCCTACGTGCTGTACTACAACAAGGACCTGTTCACCCAGGCCGGCCTGGATCCGAACGCTCCCCCCACCACCTACGACGAGATGCTGGAGATGGCCGGCAAGCTGGCGGAGCTGAAGACCGCCGACGGCAACAAGGTGTATCCCTTTGGCCAGACCACCGCTTCGGTGGCGGTGTCCGGTTCGTCCATCAACGCGATGGTTTACAACTTCGGCGGCACTGTGTTGGCGCCGGACGGCACCCTGAGCATCGACAACCAGGGCTTCAAGGACGCCATCACCATGCTGCAGGAGCTGGACAAGAAGGGCTATAACCCCCAGAACTCCAAGCTGAAGGATCTGCGGCAGCTGTTCGCCACCGGCCAGCTGGCAATGTATTATGACCAGAGCTGGGGCTTCAACGGCGTGCAGAGCATCAACCCCGAGGCGAAGAATTTCGCCGCCACCGCCAAGCCCCTGAAGGGCGGCAGCGGCAACGGCGCCTCCATGCTGCAGGCCCACATCCTGGCCTACATGGACAACGGCGAGAACCAGAAGACCGCGGCCCGGCTGTTCACCGAATATCTGGTGACCGCCGACCAGCTGCAGGATTACATGACCAACATCACCCCGGCCTACCCCGCCACCAAGAGCATGGAATCCATGGCGCTGAACCCGGTGCTGGAGGGTGCCGCCGGCGCGATCGAGAACCTGACCACCACCCCGTTCATCCCCACCCTGGGCGATCTGAACCTGGAGCTGTGCACCCTGGCGCAGGATGTGACCGTGGGCGGCACCGACGTGGATAAGGCCATCGAGAGCTTCCGCACCGCAGCGAGCAACATCATCGGCTGA